One Actinomadura viridis genomic region harbors:
- a CDS encoding SAM-dependent methyltransferase gives MSGTTPHGRRGPAAALSGIGDTSVGVAVLRAMEHGRPDRLFEDPYARRFLQASGGTEKWAAKPPDGRGFLELMAGQVAVRTSFLDRALLDAAGGGCGQVVLLASGMDARPYRLGWPAGTRLFELDFPEVLRFKRDALSGCGAVPRCAHVEVAADLREDWPGSLRAAGFDPGIPTAWLAEGLLYGLPTEAADLLLADVTRLSAPGSALAADHAEDSPILRAARAAVSAELLGLWRGGPADPDAWLRELGWSPVVRDIGEVSAEYGRPVPPAFDPALDGTGRGWLITAVLV, from the coding sequence ATGAGCGGGACGACGCCGCACGGACGAAGGGGTCCGGCCGCCGCGCTGAGCGGCATCGGCGACACGTCCGTGGGGGTGGCCGTGCTGCGGGCCATGGAGCACGGCCGCCCCGACCGCCTCTTCGAGGACCCGTACGCCCGCCGCTTCCTGCAGGCGAGCGGCGGAACGGAGAAGTGGGCCGCGAAGCCGCCGGACGGGCGGGGCTTCTTGGAGCTGATGGCCGGCCAGGTGGCCGTGCGCACCAGCTTCCTCGACCGGGCCCTGCTCGACGCGGCCGGGGGCGGGTGCGGTCAGGTGGTGCTGCTCGCCTCGGGCATGGACGCGCGCCCGTACCGGCTGGGCTGGCCGGCCGGTACGCGGCTGTTCGAGCTCGATTTCCCCGAGGTCCTGCGCTTCAAGCGCGACGCGCTGTCCGGATGCGGGGCCGTGCCGCGTTGCGCGCACGTGGAGGTGGCGGCCGACCTGCGCGAGGACTGGCCCGGGTCGTTGCGCGCGGCCGGTTTCGACCCGGGCATCCCCACGGCGTGGCTGGCGGAGGGCCTGCTGTACGGGCTGCCCACCGAGGCCGCGGACCTGCTGCTCGCCGACGTCACCCGCCTGTCGGCCCCCGGCAGCGCGCTGGCCGCCGACCACGCCGAGGACTCCCCGATCCTGCGCGCCGCACGGGCGGCCGTATCGGCGGAGCTTCTCGGCCTGTGGCGCGGCGGCCCGGCCGACCCCGACGCCTGGCTGCGCGAGCTGGGCTGGTCTCCGGTCGTCCGGGACATCGGCGAGGTCAGCGCGGAGTACGGGCGTCCGGTGCCGCCCGCGTTCGACCCGGCGCTGGACGGCACCGGGCGCGGCTGGCTGATCACCGCCGTGCTCGTGTGA
- a CDS encoding VOC family protein, with protein sequence MDHVSIVVADLEAAIAFFTELGMELEGRAPIEGSWAERVNGFDDLRVDIAMMRTPDGHGKLELTKFHAPAAISAEPDPAPSNTLGIRSIMFEVDDIEDTVARLRPHGAGLIGEIAQYEDIYLLCYVRGPQGIIVALAEQLR encoded by the coding sequence ATGGACCACGTCAGCATCGTCGTCGCCGACCTCGAGGCCGCCATCGCCTTCTTCACCGAACTCGGCATGGAGCTGGAGGGCAGGGCCCCGATCGAGGGAAGCTGGGCGGAGCGGGTCAACGGGTTCGACGACCTCCGCGTCGACATCGCGATGATGCGGACCCCGGACGGCCACGGCAAGCTCGAGCTGACGAAGTTCCACGCGCCGGCGGCGATCAGCGCCGAACCGGACCCCGCCCCGTCCAACACACTGGGCATCCGCAGCATCATGTTCGAGGTCGACGACATCGAGGACACCGTCGCCCGCCTGCGCCCCCACGGCGCCGGACTCATCGGTGAGATCGCGCAGTACGAGGACATCTACCTGCTCTGCTACGTCCGCGGCCCCCAGGGCATCATCGTCGCGCTGGCCGAGCAGCTTCGGTGA
- a CDS encoding glycosyltransferase family 2 protein, whose protein sequence is MKVSVIIPVYNCRPSLERALRSLLDQTIGREAMEVIAVDDGSTDGSGAELDRWAEEWPGLRVIHQPNSGGPGGPRNTGLEHASGEYVFFLDADDHLGAEALERMVAMADEYGTDVVIGRYVGVGRKAPRFDRDVPRTSVLVADPPIYDSLSVLKLFRRSLIDRLGLRFPAGLFSHEDQLFAARAYFAADGISVVGSYDCYYWIDRETGTSVLQQGGADAARHFACIGEVMSFVADQVPPGPDRDRLMARHFLNEIFSRFARRYPGLDPLERAATRDGARPLFESWWTPGVGERFGARGHLIAHCVLNGLDDLLDRVVPCGLDGDRPEVRVEGARVYQLYPGFREPGVGVPDDRYEITHRVRQRRRLEAVEWRPGGLRVRGYAFLTEIGAADQRAELVLRERDGAGQYRVPFEVESWDGAVPEMVADIDLAAAAGGGPLPAGRWDLSAVMTAGEITRQGPLIPAPGTALTLPGPRVVPVKDGTPYITPYLTRGPGALALRCGGLGDDPPPLTTVAAELTRGPALELTLAVGTAVTADVTVTAVLRRRGTDEAVETVLRTRRTGAGLEATGQVPLKRPEPGRWDVSWRVSVAGSSDERRVQAPERLPGPAKGIEPYTTGKGNLSLRVTPRRNPLLRRLRREP, encoded by the coding sequence GTGAAGGTCAGCGTCATCATCCCGGTGTACAACTGCCGGCCCAGCCTGGAACGCGCGCTGCGGTCGCTGCTCGATCAGACGATCGGCCGGGAGGCGATGGAGGTCATCGCGGTCGATGACGGATCGACCGACGGCAGCGGCGCGGAGCTGGACCGGTGGGCCGAGGAGTGGCCGGGCCTCCGGGTGATCCACCAGCCCAACTCCGGCGGGCCGGGCGGGCCGCGCAACACCGGCCTGGAGCACGCCTCCGGCGAGTACGTGTTCTTCCTCGACGCCGACGACCACCTCGGCGCCGAGGCGCTGGAGCGCATGGTCGCGATGGCCGACGAGTACGGCACCGATGTGGTGATCGGACGCTACGTGGGGGTGGGCCGCAAGGCCCCCCGCTTCGACCGGGACGTGCCGCGGACGTCGGTGCTGGTGGCCGATCCGCCGATCTACGACTCGCTGTCGGTGCTGAAGCTGTTCCGCCGCTCGCTCATCGACCGGCTCGGGCTGCGCTTCCCGGCCGGGCTGTTCTCGCACGAGGACCAGCTCTTCGCGGCGCGCGCCTACTTCGCCGCCGACGGCATCTCCGTCGTGGGCTCCTACGACTGCTACTACTGGATCGACCGGGAGACCGGGACCAGCGTCCTCCAGCAGGGCGGCGCGGACGCCGCGCGGCACTTCGCCTGCATCGGCGAGGTGATGAGCTTCGTGGCGGACCAGGTGCCGCCCGGCCCCGACCGCGACCGGCTGATGGCCCGGCACTTCCTCAACGAGATCTTCTCCCGGTTCGCGCGCCGGTACCCCGGCCTGGACCCGCTGGAGCGGGCGGCGACCAGGGACGGTGCCCGGCCCCTGTTCGAGTCCTGGTGGACGCCCGGGGTCGGCGAACGGTTCGGCGCCCGGGGCCACCTCATCGCCCACTGCGTCCTCAACGGCCTGGACGACCTGCTCGACCGGGTGGTGCCGTGCGGCCTGGACGGGGACCGGCCCGAGGTGCGGGTCGAGGGCGCCCGGGTGTACCAGCTCTATCCCGGCTTCCGGGAGCCCGGCGTCGGGGTGCCCGACGACCGCTACGAGATCACCCACCGGGTGAGGCAGCGGCGGCGGCTGGAGGCGGTCGAGTGGCGGCCGGGCGGGCTGCGGGTGCGCGGGTACGCCTTCCTCACCGAGATCGGGGCGGCGGATCAGCGGGCGGAACTGGTCCTGCGGGAGCGTGACGGCGCGGGCCAGTACCGGGTGCCGTTCGAGGTGGAGTCCTGGGACGGCGCGGTGCCGGAGATGGTCGCCGACATCGACCTCGCCGCGGCGGCGGGCGGCGGCCCGCTGCCCGCCGGCCGGTGGGACCTGTCGGCCGTGATGACGGCGGGCGAGATCACCCGCCAGGGCCCGCTGATCCCCGCGCCCGGAACGGCGCTGACGCTTCCCGGCCCCCGAGTCGTCCCGGTCAAGGACGGCACCCCGTACATCACGCCCTACCTCACCCGCGGGCCCGGGGCGCTGGCCCTGCGGTGCGGCGGCCTCGGCGACGACCCGCCGCCCCTCACCACCGTCGCGGCGGAACTGACCCGCGGCCCGGCCCTCGAACTCACCCTGGCGGTCGGCACGGCGGTCACCGCCGACGTCACGGTCACGGCGGTGCTTCGGCGGCGCGGGACGGACGAGGCCGTCGAGACCGTGCTACGGACCCGCCGTACCGGCGCCGGGCTGGAGGCCACGGGACAGGTGCCGCTGAAGCGGCCGGAGCCCGGCCGCTGGGACGTGTCTTGGCGCGTCTCGGTCGCGGGATCGTCGGACGAGCGCCGCGTCCAGGCCCCGGAACGGCTGCCCGGCCCCGCGAAGGGGATCGAGCCGTACACCACCGGGAAGGGCAACCTCTCGCTGCGGGTCACTCCCCGCCGCAACCCCCTCCTGCGGCGGCTCCGCCGGGAACCCTGA
- a CDS encoding transposase: protein MPPPHPPEFRRRAVELARTGDKSVTALARSLGISQSCLRNWIRQADIEEGHLDGLNAGEHKELIELRRKARQLELENEILKRAAAYFARENMLPK, encoded by the coding sequence GTGCCACCACCTCATCCGCCTGAGTTCCGGCGACGCGCCGTCGAGCTGGCCCGGACCGGCGACAAGTCGGTCACCGCGCTGGCCAGGAGCCTGGGTATCAGCCAGTCGTGCCTGAGGAACTGGATCCGCCAGGCCGACATCGAAGAGGGTCACCTTGACGGCCTGAACGCCGGCGAGCACAAAGAGCTGATCGAGCTGCGCCGAAAAGCCAGGCAACTGGAGTTGGAGAACGAGATCCTCAAGCGGGCGGCGGCCTACTTCGCTCGCGAGAACATGCTCCCAAAATAA
- a CDS encoding DUF5753 domain-containing protein, which yields MDYAKLLDRLWGTRGLFERLVRYADSADDGSWFTGLVDYEGRASRHRMWQALIVPGLLQTPDYARTVISADSPDVEAGLKKRLDRQATVFEKTPHPYLSVVLNWTVLHQVVGGTEVMRSQLAHLLELSTKPNISIRVVGQEDFHFGLDGSFRLLTVDDRDLAFAEAPERGRLVLDPTGVQDYALRYERISNIAAPISSSRELIEQTMEAL from the coding sequence ATGGACTACGCCAAGTTGCTTGACCGGCTCTGGGGCACTCGTGGCCTGTTCGAGCGCCTGGTTCGATACGCGGACTCAGCGGATGACGGGAGCTGGTTCACCGGCCTTGTCGACTACGAGGGCCGAGCGTCCAGACACCGGATGTGGCAGGCTCTGATCGTGCCGGGGCTCCTCCAGACGCCCGACTATGCAAGGACGGTCATCTCGGCTGACAGCCCGGACGTGGAGGCGGGACTGAAGAAGCGCCTCGACAGGCAGGCCACGGTGTTCGAGAAGACGCCGCACCCATACCTGTCCGTCGTCCTCAACTGGACTGTGTTGCACCAGGTGGTCGGCGGAACCGAGGTCATGAGGTCTCAGTTGGCCCACCTTTTGGAGCTGAGTACCAAGCCCAACATCAGCATCAGGGTGGTAGGCCAAGAAGACTTCCATTTTGGCCTCGACGGATCGTTCCGGCTTCTGACGGTCGACGACAGGGACCTGGCCTTCGCTGAGGCTCCCGAGCGGGGGCGGCTGGTACTCGACCCCACGGGCGTGCAAGATTACGCCCTGCGGTATGAACGCATCAGCAACATCGCTGCCCCCATCAGCTCATCACGGGAGCTGATCGAACAAACCATGGAGGCACTGTGA
- a CDS encoding DUF397 domain-containing protein encodes MTTWRKSSYSGSGNQSDCVELADLGPRQIGVRDSKAPEAGHLALGLHSFASLLRGIKAGKLDL; translated from the coding sequence GTGACCACCTGGCGAAAGTCAAGCTACAGCGGATCTGGTAACCAGTCCGACTGTGTGGAGCTGGCCGACCTTGGCCCACGGCAGATCGGTGTGAGGGACAGCAAGGCTCCCGAAGCCGGCCACCTCGCCCTTGGCCTCCACTCGTTCGCCAGTCTCCTGAGGGGCATCAAGGCAGGCAAGCTCGATCTGTAG
- a CDS encoding cysteine dioxygenase family protein codes for MNTLTVRPATELDELLTAVRGAVARGAGWHETASYVGDALREHLPSPGLLPADLLSGERGTYRSHRLHVEPDGSFSMAAIAWQPGALTRIHDHVTWCVFGVLTGVEYEDLFTLSEDGTALIEAGHNPNTAGEVSAFAPPGDIHRVRNIGEETAVSLHIYGTDLNRVGSSARRFYDLPVQS; via the coding sequence ATGAACACCCTAACCGTGCGTCCCGCCACAGAGCTGGACGAACTCCTCACCGCCGTGCGCGGCGCGGTCGCCCGCGGCGCCGGCTGGCACGAGACCGCGTCGTACGTGGGGGACGCGCTCCGCGAGCACCTGCCCTCGCCCGGCCTGCTTCCCGCGGACCTGCTCAGCGGCGAGCGCGGCACCTACCGCAGCCACCGCCTGCACGTGGAGCCGGACGGCTCGTTCTCGATGGCGGCCATCGCCTGGCAGCCCGGCGCGCTGACCCGCATCCACGACCACGTGACCTGGTGCGTGTTCGGCGTCCTGACCGGCGTGGAGTACGAGGACCTGTTCACCCTGTCCGAAGACGGGACGGCCCTGATCGAGGCCGGCCACAACCCGAACACGGCCGGCGAGGTCAGCGCCTTCGCCCCGCCGGGCGACATCCACCGCGTCCGTAACATCGGCGAGGAGACCGCCGTCTCCCTGCACATCTACGGCACCGACCTCAACCGCGTCGGCTCCAGCGCCCGCCGCTTCTACGACCTCCCGGTCCAGAGCTGA
- a CDS encoding DUF397 domain-containing protein, with translation MSTPAPAWRKSSYSGATQGTDCVELADLGPRQIGVRDSKAPEAGHLTLAPDSFAVLLQGIKAGKLDL, from the coding sequence ATGAGCACCCCCGCCCCTGCTTGGCGAAAGTCCAGCTACAGCGGCGCTACCCAAGGTACCGACTGCGTGGAGCTGGCCGACCTTGGCCCACGGCAGATCGGTGTGAGGGACAGCAAGGCTCCCGAAGCCGGTCATCTCACCCTCGCCCCCGACTCGTTCGCCGTCCTGCTCCAGGGGATCAAGGCCGGCAAGCTCGACCTCTAA
- a CDS encoding DUF5954 family protein, which yields MTFSLMPGYDHINLVAALAPEAAARDREIGERIRRYSKILPAGSPEFGYAIQSGTEWRIGCVGASDPSGARYDMAGHFRQRSAEGDGDPETVRAMRAAADRLDPEEGRQHPKDEWEIGDRRYRVIRIEKFTLIGGGAMEPPRPTDSIPLCDDSLLRGYLIDPRAPSGQWETQLRLNLVGHRPIPGTVPDTVQLEARHAILTHPGVILLPPSFTIVEIKEDSWEPLTGGPDPGQARSNLAGYFTQLLPRLREFQGDPATPAEIAAWTEAGARIEAATGHEFAALGRRFRTVRVSRMLRLGRDGPEAPRPSDEERHGMSGAAHPSA from the coding sequence ATGACGTTCTCGTTGATGCCGGGGTACGACCACATCAACCTGGTCGCCGCCCTCGCCCCTGAAGCGGCGGCCCGGGACAGAGAGATCGGTGAGCGAATACGCAGATACTCCAAGATTCTCCCCGCCGGATCACCCGAATTCGGATACGCCATACAGAGCGGGACCGAATGGCGGATCGGGTGCGTGGGGGCGTCCGATCCGTCCGGCGCCCGGTACGACATGGCCGGGCATTTCCGGCAGCGTTCGGCCGAAGGAGACGGGGACCCCGAAACCGTCCGGGCCATGCGGGCGGCGGCCGACCGGCTGGACCCGGAGGAGGGCCGGCAGCACCCCAAGGACGAGTGGGAGATCGGCGACCGGCGCTACCGGGTGATCCGCATCGAGAAGTTCACCCTGATCGGCGGCGGCGCCATGGAGCCTCCCCGGCCCACCGACAGCATCCCGCTCTGCGACGACTCCCTCCTGCGCGGCTACCTGATCGACCCGCGGGCACCGTCCGGCCAGTGGGAGACCCAGCTCAGGCTGAACCTGGTCGGTCACCGCCCCATCCCCGGCACCGTTCCGGACACCGTCCAGCTCGAGGCGCGCCACGCGATCCTCACCCACCCGGGGGTGATCCTGCTCCCGCCCAGCTTCACCATCGTGGAGATCAAGGAGGACTCCTGGGAGCCGCTCACCGGCGGCCCCGACCCGGGCCAGGCCCGCAGCAACCTGGCCGGGTACTTCACCCAGCTCCTGCCGCGGCTGCGCGAGTTCCAGGGCGATCCCGCCACCCCCGCCGAGATCGCCGCGTGGACGGAGGCGGGCGCGCGGATCGAGGCGGCGACCGGGCACGAGTTCGCCGCGCTGGGGCGGCGGTTCCGCACCGTGCGCGTCTCCAGGATGCTGCGCCTGGGCCGGGACGGCCCGGAGGCCCCGCGGCCCTCCGACGAGGAACGCCACGGCATGTCCGGAGCCGCCCACCCGTCCGCCTGA
- a CDS encoding Fpg/Nei family DNA glycosylase, which yields MPELPDVEGFRRVLAEHTGEPITAVRVRDAGVLRGTSARRLVAALRGHRFEEPRRHGKWLLAPAGGPVLMLHFGMTGSLSWHSPGEPWHRHDRVVWRLPGGELRYRDMRKLQGLRLAADEEQAERVIADLGPDALEVSRRRFGELLSGRRGRLKPALIDQSLLAGLGNLLADEICWRARISPLRGVRDLDEDDVAALYRSMRTVLRASVKEERVPPRGTWLTGARDEPDGPCPRCGTPLSTRRVSGRTTVWCRMCQPR from the coding sequence ATGCCTGAGCTTCCCGACGTGGAGGGGTTCCGCCGGGTGCTGGCCGAGCACACCGGCGAGCCGATCACGGCGGTCCGTGTACGGGACGCCGGGGTCCTGCGCGGGACGAGCGCGCGGAGGCTGGTGGCCGCGCTGCGCGGGCACCGGTTCGAGGAGCCCAGGCGGCACGGGAAGTGGCTGCTGGCGCCCGCCGGCGGGCCGGTGCTGATGCTGCACTTCGGCATGACCGGTTCGCTGTCCTGGCACTCCCCCGGCGAGCCGTGGCACCGGCACGACCGCGTCGTGTGGCGCCTCCCGGGCGGCGAACTCCGCTACCGCGACATGCGCAAGCTCCAGGGGCTCCGCCTCGCGGCCGACGAGGAGCAGGCCGAGCGGGTGATCGCCGACCTCGGCCCGGACGCGCTGGAGGTGTCGCGGCGGCGGTTCGGTGAGCTGCTGTCAGGGCGCCGGGGACGGCTCAAGCCCGCGCTGATCGACCAGTCCCTCCTGGCCGGCCTGGGCAACCTGCTCGCCGACGAGATCTGCTGGCGCGCCCGCATCAGCCCGCTGCGGGGCGTGCGGGACCTGGACGAGGACGACGTCGCGGCGCTGTACCGGTCCATGCGGACGGTGCTGCGGGCCTCGGTCAAGGAGGAACGGGTCCCGCCGCGCGGCACCTGGCTCACCGGCGCCAGGGACGAACCGGACGGTCCCTGCCCCCGCTGCGGCACACCGCTGTCCACCCGGCGCGTTTCGGGGCGTACGACTGTTTGGTGCCGGATGTGCCAGCCCAGGTGA
- a CDS encoding IS3 family transposase: MVRELAENDIPVAVACRVLGVSRSGYSDWLGRPASIREQRNAELVKMIREIHEESRRSYGSPRVHAELTLGRGEQVSRKRVERLMREAGIQGIYRRKGRRNLVNEPTEEDLVKRAFDVQAPDVLWVTDITEHPTGEGKLYCAAVLDCFSRRIIGHSIDIRQTTKLVVDAMAAAVARRRPAKDATILHSDHAAQFTSWTFGKRLRAAGLLGSMGTVGDCYDNAMMESFWGSMQLELLDIRKWQTRAELAAAVFEWIECWYNPFRRHSSLGMLSPVNYEERHRASTTTT; the protein is encoded by the coding sequence CTGGTCCGTGAACTTGCCGAGAACGACATCCCCGTCGCGGTGGCCTGCCGAGTGTTAGGAGTTTCCCGGTCCGGTTACAGCGACTGGCTCGGCAGGCCCGCCTCCATCCGGGAGCAACGCAACGCCGAGCTGGTGAAAATGATCAGAGAAATCCATGAGGAGTCACGCCGGAGCTACGGCTCGCCGAGGGTGCACGCCGAGCTGACGCTCGGACGGGGCGAGCAGGTGAGCCGCAAACGGGTCGAGCGGCTGATGCGCGAAGCCGGGATCCAGGGGATCTACCGGCGCAAGGGACGCCGGAACCTGGTCAACGAGCCGACCGAGGAGGACCTGGTCAAGCGGGCCTTCGACGTCCAGGCGCCCGACGTGCTGTGGGTCACCGACATCACCGAGCATCCGACCGGCGAGGGAAAGCTGTACTGCGCGGCCGTGCTGGACTGCTTCTCCCGCCGCATCATCGGCCATTCCATCGACATCCGCCAGACCACCAAACTCGTGGTCGATGCGATGGCCGCCGCTGTCGCCCGCAGAAGACCCGCCAAAGACGCCACGATCCTGCATTCAGACCATGCCGCCCAGTTCACTTCCTGGACGTTCGGGAAGCGCCTTCGGGCCGCAGGACTCCTCGGCTCGATGGGCACGGTCGGTGACTGCTACGACAATGCCATGATGGAGTCATTCTGGGGCTCGATGCAGCTCGAACTCCTCGACATCAGAAAATGGCAAACAAGAGCCGAACTCGCAGCCGCGGTGTTTGAATGGATCGAGTGCTGGTATAACCCGTTCAGAAGGCATTCCAGCCTCGGAATGCTGAGTCCGGTGAACTACGAGGAGCGACACCGCGCCTCGACCACGACCACCTGA
- a CDS encoding pyridoxamine 5'-phosphate oxidase family protein yields the protein MTTPNETTEILNRPLSREMLARDIARLAYVAKDGTPRNVPIGFSWNGTEIVMCTAKNAPKLAHLRQNPAVALTIDTEVHPPTILLIRGHAELDVTDGIPDEYLEMNSTYQMTPEQRVEWEAGVRSLYHEGMVRIVVTPTWAKLIDFETTLPSAVEELIQQQAERQATDS from the coding sequence ATGACCACGCCGAACGAGACCACCGAGATCCTGAACCGCCCGCTGAGCCGGGAGATGCTGGCCCGCGACATCGCCCGCCTGGCCTACGTCGCCAAGGACGGCACGCCCCGGAACGTTCCCATCGGGTTCAGCTGGAACGGCACCGAGATCGTCATGTGCACCGCGAAGAACGCCCCCAAGCTCGCCCACCTCCGCCAGAACCCGGCGGTCGCCCTGACGATCGACACCGAGGTGCACCCGCCCACGATCCTGCTCATCCGCGGCCACGCCGAACTCGACGTCACCGACGGCATCCCGGACGAGTACCTCGAAATGAACAGCACCTACCAGATGACGCCCGAGCAACGGGTCGAGTGGGAGGCGGGGGTACGTTCGCTCTACCACGAGGGCATGGTCCGCATCGTCGTCACCCCGACCTGGGCGAAACTGATCGACTTCGAGACGACCCTCCCGAGCGCCGTGGAGGAACTGATCCAGCAGCAGGCCGAACGCCAGGCAACCGACTCCTGA